The DNA segment TTCGCATGTTGTACAGGCTTCTTGGTCTTCAGGGATATCTTCAATGCGGTCTACAGTAATTTGCATGTAGAGTTTTTTATCTTCAATTAAGTTTCGCATTGTTTGCAGATGATTGGATCTCCACGCCATGACATTGTCCATGAAAGCGTTAAGGTCTTCTGGTGAAGCCTCGTTTTCTTCCATAAGTAGCCAGATAACCTGACCTGAAAGACGGGTGAAGAGAGGGTGGAGATTAGAAAGCGTTGTGTCGTCAGTCTGCATACAAAATATCCTTTAACAAAATAGGGGCGGTGAATTTTTATTCACCGCCCCGAATGGTCGAAGTCAGTGGACGTCTTCGGCTATCAAAAGTAGCGCGGAGAGTCCAGTATCATGGCATGTTGCTGTATACTATTCAGTAAATGCCAGTGGGATGATATCCTTGATATGTGAGGCTGTATGCACTTCAATTTTCTTAAGTAAGTCAGCTGGAACATCTTCAAGGTCTTTTTCATTCTGTTTTGGAATGCAAACGTGCTGTAATCCACGTGCAACACCAGCAAGAATTTTTTCTTTGATGCCGCCGACAGGTAGAACACGTCCACGCAGGGTTATTTCACCAGTCATGCACAGCTCTTGATTTACAGACTGACCTTTGAGCGCAGAAATAAGTGCAATAAGCAAGGTTACGCCGGCAGATGGACCATCTTTGGGGGTTGCACCTGCTGGAACGTGAATGTGGATGTCATGTTTATCAAGGAAGTCAGCGTCAATATCCAACTCTTCAGCGTTTGCACGTGCATAGCTGAGTGCTGCCTGAGCGGATTCCTTCATAACATCGCCAAGCTGACCTGTAAGGGTCAGTTTGCCTTTACCCTTCATAGGGGTAACTTCCACATTGAGCATAACACCACCGTATGGAGTCCAAGCCAGTCCCTGAGCTACACCTGGAATTAAGTCAGCATCTTTTTCTTCATCAATAAAGCGTGGGATGCCGAGCAGCTTCTGCAGTGTTTTGGCTGTTACTTTGTATGGACCAGCAGTGCCTTCTGCTTTTTGGCGTGCGAGCTTACGGCATACAGAGCCGATTTCGCGTTCAAGGTTGCGCAAGCCTGCTTCACGTGTGTATTCCTGAATGATTTTGGAAAGTACACTGTCTGCAATAGAGACTTCGTCTTTTTTTAAGCCGTTTTCTTCTGCTTGACGAGGCAGTAAGTAGCGGCGTGCAATACGTGTTTTTTCCTGCATGGTGTATCCAGGAATCTGGATAACTTCCATACGGTCAAGTAATGGGCCTGGAATGGTGTCCAGCTGGTTCGCGGTGCAGATGAACATAACTTTAGACAGATCGAACGGTACGTTTAAGTAGTGATCTGAGAAGTTGCTGTTCTGTTCCGGATCAAGCACTTCAAGCAATGCAGATGAAGGGTCGCCTCTGAAGTCGGAACCGAGTTTGTCGATTTCATCCAGCATGATAACAGGATTACGGGTTCCCATAAGTTTCATGGTCTGGATAATACGACCCGGCATAGCGCCAACGTAGGTGCGGCGATGACCACGAATCTCTGCTTCGTCCCGCATACCACCAAGGGAGATACGCTGGAATTTGCGACCAAGGGAGCGTGCGATAGAACGTCCAAGGGATGTTTTACCAACACCCGGAGGGCCTGCGAAACAAAGGATAGGTCCTTTAGATTTCGGATTAAGTTTGCGTACGGAAAGGTATTCAAGGATGCGATCCTTGACCTTTTCCAGACCGTAGTGATCCTCGTTCAGGATCTCCTGAGCCTTGAGAATATCAAGACGGTCACGGGAAAGCTTTTTCCATGGTAATTCAGAGAGCCATTCAAGATAGCTTCGTACAACGCTTGCTTCGGAAGATTCTGGATGCATGCTGGTAAGACGACGCAACTGTTTGGTTGCTTCCTTCTTAACATCATTAGGAAGCCCTGCTTTGTTCAGTGCCTCTGCAAGTTCCTCAGCTTCTTCCTCAGCGCCTTCTCCTTCACCAAGTTCGCTACGGATAGCCTTGAGCTGTTCGCGCAGGTAGTAGTCGCGCTGAGCTTTATCCATACCTTCACGAGCCATGGACTGGATGCGTGCCTGAACATTGGCAACTTCGGATTCTTTCTGAAGTTGTTTGTTCACGAGCTGAAGACGCTCAATCGGATCGTTGCACTCAAGAATTGACTGTGCATCCGGCACCTTCATACGCAGGTTGGCTGCAATCAGGTCTGCAAGGCGGCCTGGGTCGTGCACTGTGTTGAGAACAGACATTATTTCAGATGTGGCAACACCGCGCAGGGAGAGTATTTCTTCGCTTTGTTCGCGGACTGCTCGCATCATAGCTTCTGTTTCTACGGAAACTTCTTCAACTTCAAGCTCTTCAAGCGCATTTACTTCGGCCATCAGGTATGGCTCAGTGCTGGTAAAGCGTTCAACTTTTGCTCGGCTTACACCCTGTACGAGTACTTTCAGGCGTCCGTCAGGCATTTTCAGCATACGCATGATCATTACAACGGTACCAGTGTTGTGCAAATCTTCTGGAGAAGGATCTTCTGTCGCTTCATCTTTTTGCGTTGTAATCATCATGTAACGGCTGCCGTTAAGTGCAGCATCTACAGCCTGAACAGATTTTTCCCGCCCTACAAAGAGCGGAAGAATCATATAGTTAAAGACTACTATATCTCGAACTGGAAG comes from the Halodesulfovibrio marinisediminis DSM 17456 genome and includes:
- the lon gene encoding endopeptidase La — translated: MTDDSMNSTPIITEEEVLSGALEHDAEGTLPEFPAELPVLPVRDIVVFNYMILPLFVGREKSVQAVDAALNGSRYMMITTQKDEATEDPSPEDLHNTGTVVMIMRMLKMPDGRLKVLVQGVSRAKVERFTSTEPYLMAEVNALEELEVEEVSVETEAMMRAVREQSEEILSLRGVATSEIMSVLNTVHDPGRLADLIAANLRMKVPDAQSILECNDPIERLQLVNKQLQKESEVANVQARIQSMAREGMDKAQRDYYLREQLKAIRSELGEGEGAEEEAEELAEALNKAGLPNDVKKEATKQLRRLTSMHPESSEASVVRSYLEWLSELPWKKLSRDRLDILKAQEILNEDHYGLEKVKDRILEYLSVRKLNPKSKGPILCFAGPPGVGKTSLGRSIARSLGRKFQRISLGGMRDEAEIRGHRRTYVGAMPGRIIQTMKLMGTRNPVIMLDEIDKLGSDFRGDPSSALLEVLDPEQNSNFSDHYLNVPFDLSKVMFICTANQLDTIPGPLLDRMEVIQIPGYTMQEKTRIARRYLLPRQAEENGLKKDEVSIADSVLSKIIQEYTREAGLRNLEREIGSVCRKLARQKAEGTAGPYKVTAKTLQKLLGIPRFIDEEKDADLIPGVAQGLAWTPYGGVMLNVEVTPMKGKGKLTLTGQLGDVMKESAQAALSYARANAEELDIDADFLDKHDIHIHVPAGATPKDGPSAGVTLLIALISALKGQSVNQELCMTGEITLRGRVLPVGGIKEKILAGVARGLQHVCIPKQNEKDLEDVPADLLKKIEVHTASHIKDIIPLAFTE